A stretch of Henckelia pumila isolate YLH828 chromosome 4, ASM3356847v2, whole genome shotgun sequence DNA encodes these proteins:
- the LOC140862444 gene encoding cytochrome P450 81Q32-like, protein MDLFISTALLLFLFVYLVYKSLAPPSYRLPPSPAVSLPIIGHLHLLKQPLHRHLRHLSRISGGPIFSLKLGVRRAVVVSSSELVEECFTRNDIIFANRPPALVDRYVGYNQTTLIGAPYGDHWRSLRRVGAQELLSAARINEFQQIRADEIRQLLSGLERASRHGFSRVTLRPRISELTFNVMIRMIAGKRYFTQEKEGEKGRFLEIINQVFEIAQASNPQDFLPFLQWIDYGGFKKKIIPLSKQLDGFFQILVDEHRREKRNTMIGHLLSHPDPDFYSDQTIKGLIMSMLLAGTDTSAATIEWAMALLVNHPHVLEKARKELDSHVGLHRLINEEDLSNLPYLRNIISETFRLFPVAPLLLPHQPSKDCVVGGYDIPRGTMLFVNAWAIHRDSNVWDEPNVFDPDRFEGKSQVETHKLMPFGMGRRACPGSGLGQRIVGLALGSLIQCFDWERTTVEEVEMDEGIGLTMPKLVPLEVMCRSREAMYEVIQQAITLA, encoded by the exons ATGGATCTTTTCATCTCCACCGCTCTCCTCCTTTTCTTGTTTGTTTATCTTGTGTACAAATCCTTAGCTCCACCAAGCTACCGCCTCCCACCCAGCCCCGCCGTGTCCCTTCCCATCATCGGCCACCTCCACCTACTGAAGCAACcactccaccgccacctccgccACCTCTCCCGAATCAGCGGTGGCCCCATCTTCTCCCTCAAACTCGGCGTTCGCCGCGCCGTCGTGGTATCTTCGTCTGAGCTCGTGGAAGAGTGCTTCACCAGAAACGATATTATCTTCGCCAACCGCCCTCCCGCCCTCGTAGACAGGTACGTGGGATATAACCAGACCACCCTCATCGGAGCTCCCTACGGCGACCACTGGCGGAGCCTCCGCCGTGTTGGGGCCCAGGAGCTGCTCTCCGCCGCACGCATCAACGAGTTTCAACAGATTCGAGCAGATGAAATCAGGCAACTACTGTCCGGCCTCGAGAGAGCTTCACGCCATGGATTCTCTCGAGTAACCCTCAGGCCACGGATTTCTGAACTCACCTTCAACGTGATGATCAGAATGATTGCGGGGAAAAGGTACTTCACTCAAGAAAAAGAGGGGGAGAAAGGGAGATTCTTGGAGATTATTAACCAGGTGTTTGAGATTGCGCAGGCATCGAATCCACAAGATTTCTTGCCATTTTTACAGTGGATTGATTATGGTGGTTTCAAGAAGAAGATAATTCCTTTAAGCAAACAACTAGATGGTTTCTTCCAAATTTTGGTGGACGAGCATCGCCGGGAAAAGAGAAATACTATGATTGGTCATTTGCTGTCCCACCCAGACCCAGACTTCTACTCTGATCAAACTATTAAAGGCCTTATTATG AGTATGCTCCTTGCTGGAACAGACACATCAGCTGCAACCATAGAATGGGCAATGGCCCTTCTTGTGAACCATCCTCATGTGTTGGAGAAGGCCAGAAAAGAATTGGATTCTCATGTCGGACTTCATCGCTTGATCAACGAAGAAGATTTATCCAACCTACCTTATCTTCGGAACATCATCTCCGAGACCTTTCGACTATTCCCTGTTGCACCATTACTATTACCACACCAGCCATCCAAGGATTGTGTGGTCGGAGGATATGACATCCCACGAGGTACGATGTTATTCGTCAACGCGTGGGCGATACACAGAGACTCTAATGTGTGGGATGAGCCAAACGTGTTCGATCCCGATAGATTTGAAGGTAAAAGTCAGGTGGAAACTCACAAGTTGATGCCTTTTGGAATGGGAAGGAGAGCTTGCCCGGGATCAGGTTTGGGCCAACGAATCGTGGGATTGGCTTTGGGATCTCTCATCCAATGCTTCGACTGGGAGAGAACAACGGTGGAAGAGGTTGAGATGGACGAAGGCATCGGGTTGACGATGCCTAAGCTGGTGCCATTAGAGGTGATGTGCAGGTCTAGAGAGGCCATGTACGAGGTTATTCAACAAGCAATAACACTAGCTTAG